DNA sequence from the Pungitius pungitius chromosome 16, fPunPun2.1, whole genome shotgun sequence genome:
TGTCAAGTAGAAAAGAGATTTTAAatcggtttctttttttcctgaattctaaaaagtattttacatttaattcaaaTGTGCAGTAGAAGAGTCTTTGAGGGTTCAGAGAGCACGTTCTTCACAATAAAGTTCCATGTTATTATTCATGATAAAAGTTCTACGTTGTCGGATTTAAACGTTTTCAGACTAAAACTCGTTGATGAAAACATAATTATGTcgaacaaaaagcaaaacaaacgtTAATGCGGGAAAATCCAAAGAGGACGAAGCGTAAAGTAAAAAGATCAATAAGTTGTAAGAATTTGGTCTCTTGGATGATTCAATGTTTAACTTTAAAATCAACAGACGCAAGTAATTTAAACGTAGACTGAGGAAACAGccgagaggtcaaaggtcagcgcgACAGCAGCGGGAGGTCACTGGAGTTCATGATGAGGCTGGAGTCCAAGTTCAGGCTCTCTGAGGCAAACACATGTGGTACAATGATGATTAATGTGTATACAGGTATATATTTCATAGTATAAGTACATATATTTCATAGTGTAAGTACACATTGTACAGAATGAGAACACGTCTCGCTCACCTTGGTCAAAGTTGATTTTCTTGCTGGAGGAAGCGTCTCCGAGTCCCTCGATGTCAACGAGGTCGCTGTTCACGTCAGAGTCGTTCAGAGCGCTGAGGGTCACgtctgggagggagggggtcaaCACGTTAACTAACCAATAGAAACCGTGTAGCAGGGCCCAATGAGTCGATGGCACATCACcttgctaatgctaatgctaatgctaaccaaCACATTTAATTCACACCCTGCTGACTCGGAGCACTTCCTGTCTAAGAACTTACTGCCCGTCGTTTCTCACCTGCCGTCTTCTGCTTCTTGAGGGGAGGGGCCAGAGAGGGGCCGCCCTGCATGCCTGTCGCCACGACGACCTGCGAAGTCGACACGGAAACCATGGCGGGCGCGGCGCCCGGCCCCGTCGTCACGGCGGGCTTCTTGGCGGTCTTCTTGGGCGCGTCGGCGGCGATGGGGACCCGGCTGTCCTCGTACAGCTTCCTCTTCACGGTGCTCTTTATCTGAGCGCTGCAGGAAGACACACCCCCTCGTAACCAGGAACAAACCACCAGCAATAAtcaaagggggcggggctcctACACGGTGCGCTCTTTGATCACGCTGCTGATGTTGTTCAAGTCGTCTCCGAACCGACGGACCGCCAGACGCAACATCTCGATCTCCGTCTCCGTCCACTTCGCcctgaggggtcagaggtcagggggaggttgtgagtgagtgtgagtgtgtgtgtgtgtgcatgtgcatgtgtgtgtctcaccctgCTGGGCTGGAGTCACAAACCGGGTGGAGCTGCATCGTCAACTCTCCTAATTTGGTGAAAGCTGCTCCGGCTGCAGAGAAGATTTCTCCAACCTGAAGAGAACCAAGAAGTACTCACAGGTACTACTACCACACTGTGAGAATACTACCAATAAAAGTAAGTACTGACTGATTAGTAAAAATACTACCCCTGTACCCCTGAGATGAAGTACTGTATAAAGTACTGAATGTACATCTGAGATGAAGTACTGAATAAAGTAATTGCTGTAATAGAGATCAAGAGGAGTATTCACAAGCGTTAGTACTTCTATGTTCGGAGTACACGTTTCATTACTCTGTATTCGTGTACTCGGTGTACTGACTAAGTACTTCAGAGCTGTGATGAGCACATCAGTGAACGCAATCCGGATACAGGTGACCCCTCCAACCACGTGAGCACTCACCTTAGCAGAAGCTGACGTCATCTCGGCGAAGGAGTCCtttcacttttttcttctttaaagacaaaaacacgcGAACACgccgttagctgctagctgctagctacgGTTAGCTCCTGGAGCGCTAGCTGGCTCGCGCTGTTAGCGCGCTTCCATAGAGGTTCGTGAGAAACGAGAACAAACGCAACCAATCAGACGCATCGATCGGAATCCATCCGGAGCCTTTCCCGCGTTACATATTCAGCaggaaaatgtacatttataaatattttacaacaaagGTAGACGGAATAAAGGGAGCGTTTGAGCGACTGGGGATGAGGGCCATTGGTCGGTCTCAGAGGAAAGGGGCGGGACGTCTTTCCATTGGTCGCCGCGCTGCGGTTCACGAGCGCTGTCGACTTCCACCGAGTAAAGCCGAGCGGATGAGGATCAGCTGACCGCGAGGCTCTGGCGTCCTTCCACTGAACACCTTAGCGGACCAAACAGAATCTCACAACCAATCGGCACCTGATCGATCGATCGATCGGACCCAACGCCGACATGCCGTCGCTTCT
Encoded proteins:
- the c16h17orf49 gene encoding chromatin complexes subunit BAP18, encoding MTSASAKVGEIFSAAGAAFTKLGELTMQLHPVCDSSPAGAKWTETEIEMLRLAVRRFGDDLNNISSVIKERTVAQIKSTVKRKLYEDSRVPIAADAPKKTAKKPAVTTGPGAAPAMVSVSTSQVVVATGMQGGPSLAPPLKKQKTADVTLSALNDSDVNSDLVDIEGLGDASSSKKINFDQESLNLDSSLIMNSSDLPLLSR